The sequence ACGAGCGCGGGATCTTTTTTCCCCGGTGCAGATTCTACGCCGGAGTTAAGGTCTAATCCAAGACAACCTAATGTTGCGGCTTGGTTTACGTTTTCTGGAGAGAGACCTCCAGCAAGCATGATGTTATTTGTTGAGCTAATCAATGACCAGTCAAAGCTTTTTCCTGTGCCACCAGACTGACTACCTACTTTGCTATCTAAAAGGTGGCGAGACACACCTGATGTAATCAGTTCAGGTATTGAGTTCGTAACACCATACGCTTTCCAAATAGCGCAGTCATCGGATAATTGTTTACGTATGGCAGAGATATAGTTTTGGTCTTCATCACCGTGCAGTTGTACTGCAGATAGCTTTAACGTGTTTGCTGTTTCAGCTACGAATTCTATAGATTGATTTTGAAATACACCCACATACTTTAGTGGTGCACCACTCATCACCATTCTAGCGGCTTCTAAATCGACTTTACGTTTTGATTTATCAGCAAAAATAAGGCCGCCATAAACGGCACCAGCATGGTAAACGGTTGCAGCATCCTCAGCATGGGTAAGTCCGCAGACTTTGTTTTCACCGAGTAGCACACTACGAACGGTAAGTTCTAAGTTATCTTCGGCCATCAATGAGCTGCCGATTAAAAAACCGCTCGCATACTGAGCGAGATCGCGCACTTGTTGGTTGGTATAGATACCTGACTCAGAAATAATGGTGGTACCTTTAGGTAACAAAGGTGCGAGCTCACGAGTGCGATTTAAATCGGTAGATAAATCTCGAAGATTCCGGTTATTGATACCGACGATTTTCGCTTTTAGCGCGATAGCACGTGCTATTTCTTCTTCATTACTTGTTTCTGTCAATATGCCAAGCCCGAGTGAATGAGCTAACTCAGCAAGCTCTATGTATTCCTCGTCATTCAACACAGAAAGCATCAGTAATATCGCGTCGGCATTGTAGTGACGAGCAAGATAAACTTGGTAGCTATCTATCATGAAGTCTTTACACAAAATAGGTTGTGATACCTGCGATCGTACTTGAGGCAGGAAGTCAAAACTACCTTGAAAATATTTTTCATCAGTAAGAATAGAAATCGCACTGGCGTGATTACCATAGACGGACGCGATGTAATCTAGATCAAAGTCATCCCGTATGAGCCCTTTAGAGGGTGAAGCTTTCTTGCACTCAAGGATAAACGCTGTCTTTTCCGTCGAAAGTGCCGCATAAAAATCGCGATCGGAAGGGGTAAGTTGATCTTTAAACGTAGCTAAAGGTTGAGAGGCTTTTCTTTCGGCAACCCAAACTCGCTTGTCTTTAACTATCTTAGCCAATACTTCAGCCATTTCACGATTTTTTTCAGTGATAAATTCAGACATTGTTAACCCCGTTCTGCCAGTTGCTTAACCAACTCATAAGCTTTTCCAGAATTCATAGCGGCAATCGCTTTTTGAGTATTTACTTTCAAGTCTTCTTGTCCAAATAGACGAAGCAGCAAGGCAACGTTGACTGCTACAGCAGAAACTTGAGCTTCAGACCCTTTACCTGTCAATATATCGGTAATAATGGCACGGTTTTCTTCTGGCTCTCCACCTTTAATAGCTTCCAGTGGATGAGTATTTACTCCGAAATCTTCTGGTGACAATGTGTATTCTGTAATTTCGCCATTTATGATCTCGGCGACGAGTGTCTCGCCATGGATAGCGACTTCATCTAAACCACTACCGTGGACAACTGCAGCGCGTTTAAGCCCCATTTTCGCGATTGTTTCTGCAATAGGACGAACTAGAGCGGCATCATAAACACCCATCAATTCTATGCTTGGTCTAGCAGGATTAATTAGTGGGCCTAGAATATTAAAAATTGTACGTGTTTTCATAGCTTGCCTAACTGGCATAGCATGGCGTACACCACCGTGATATTGAGGTGCAAATAGGAACGCGACACCTAAATCATCAACGGCTTTGGCAGTGTCTTCGGGGCTCATCGCCAAGTTAATACCAAATGAATCAAGGAGGTCGGATGAACCTGATTTACTTGATACTCCACGGTTGCCGTGTTTCGCTACTTTTACGCCACAAGCTGCTGCAACAAATGCGGCTGTTGTTGAAATATTGATGGTATTAGAGCCATCGCCACCTGTGCCAACAATGTCTGCGAAATCGTAGTCTAATTTAGGGAATGGATTAGCATTAGCTAATAATGCAGATGCAGCACCAGCAATTTCATCAGGTGTTTCGCCTTTGATTTTTAAAGCCGTTAGTACGGCTGCAAGCAACATAGGGTCCATCTCGCCTTTAATGATTGAGTCGAATAAGCTTTGGCTTTCTTCTCGTGTCAGGGAGACCTGATCGTATAGTTTATTAATAATCTCTTGCATGCTTCTTCCTTTAAATTCTTTGCGATTTCTATGCGCTATCAAAGCGATTCGTTGTGGCTACTTTTAATTTACCCTAGCGCCCATTCAATTGTGTTCGCCAATAAGGTTGCACCGTAAGTCGTCATAATTGATTCCGGGTGAAATTGGTACCCACATACTTTATCTTTGTCGTTCACAACAGACATAACCAGACCATTAACTTCGGCAGTGACCGTTAAACTTTCAGGTACTGACGTTGCAACTAAAGAGTGGTATCGAGCGATCGCTAATGGTGAGGGTAACCCTAGGTAGACAGGGTGGTCTTGGTGTTCCATCATAGATACTTTACCGTGAATAATCTCACCTGCACCCTCAACAGTCCCCCCGTAGGCTTCGACAATAGCCTGATGGCCAAGGCAAATACCAATGATAGGCACTTTACCTTTAACGAGTTGGATCAACTCTGGCATACAACCAGCATCTGAAGGCGCACCTGGCCCCGGAGAAAGGATAATTACCGGATTGTCTAATTGAGAGACCGCAGTTTCAATAGTTGTCGCTGCAATGTTGTTTCGATATATCGTTACGTTGTGCCCTAGAGAGCGAAACTGATCCACAAGGTTGTAAGTAAAAGAGTCAAAGTTGTCGATAAAAACTAAATTTGCCATATGACTTACCCCTTATGTGCAAGTTGGATAGCGGAAATTACCGCTTGTGCTTTACCGCGAGTTTCATCGGCTTCCGCTTGTGGATCCGAATCGTACACCACACCAGCACCAGCTTGTACTTGCGCAATACCATCTTCAACATAGGCGGAGCGGATGACAATACAAGTATCTAAATCACCTTGCCCGGTTAAATAACCGACAGCGCCTCCGTAACTACCACGGCGTGTTTTTTCCACATCTCTGATAAGTTGCATTGCGCGAATTTTTGGTGCGCCGGTAAGCGTTCCCATATTCATGCTTGCTTGGTAGGCGTGTAGCGCATCTAAATCCCCGCGTAATTGTCCAACAACCCGAGAGACTAAATGCATGACGTGGCTGTATCTATCTACTTTTAGTAGGTCTGCAACATGACGAGTACCCGCTTTACTGATACGAGCAACGTCGTTTCTTGCAAGGTCAACCAGCATCATATGTTCAGCGTTCTCCTTCATATCACTACGAAGTTCAAGTTCTATACGGCCATCTAAGTCTAAGTTAATCGAACCATCAGCATTTTTACCGCGACGTCGAGTACCTGCAATTGGATAGATCTCTACTTGATTAGTTTCAGCGGAATATTTTAGCGCACTTTCAGGGGATGCCCCGAACAGGGTAAACAACTCGTCATGCATGTAAAACATGTAAGGGCTAGGGTTACTTTTCTTAAGTCCTTTATAAGAACCAAGAGGAGAGGGACACGGCAGTGTGAATCGTCTTGAAGGGACTACCTGAAAAATATCGCCTTTAACAACATATTCTTTTAAGTCGCGAACCGTTTGACAGAAATCTTGGTCTGATACGCTAGGCACCGCTTCACACTCTTTTAATTTTACCGTGTCTCGAAGTGGTGCTGGGTCTTCACAGTGGCTAGATATTTCCGTTAATCTTTGCTCAATCTGGTGGACTGTCTTTTCTGACCCATCGAATACCGATCCTTGAACGAAACAAGATTGCTTTTGGTGGTCGATAACCATCAGCGTTTCGGCCAGATAGAATACGTAATCGGGGCATTTATTAGTTTGTGCTGCGTTGCCTAATGGCTCAAAACTTGCGACCAAATCGTAAGCGAATAGTCCACCAATAAACAGAGCGAAATTATCTTTATCCGTCGTTTCAAAGCTGTGTTGTATTAAACGGAGAGCATCAAATGAAGAGGCTTCTCTTAAGCGGCTGTCTTCGTCTATATCTGCATCCGCTGTTGGAAAGTCGAGTAAAAGTGCGTCTCCGCTTTTACTTACCCTGATATCGTCAGTAACGTGTGAAGCGACTCGTGCCAGAGCATTTATGCCATTGGGTGTGAGTGGTTGCATTTCAACACGCTGGCCGTTGCAAACGATGCGTACAGCAGCATCTATCAACAGCATACTTTTTAAATCTTCTTTAGAATCGATATCAGCCGATTCTAATAGCAAGCTATTTGTTTTGTCCGCACACAGCACCTGAAAAAGGCGAGTAGGATCGTCGGAGTAAGGAACAGAAAGAGAAAGGACTTCTAACTGGCCTTGTTGTTTAATTTGAATCGCCTTATTCATAAGACATCCTCTAAATAATGCTAAACGTTAGAGCGGTTGCGCTCATATTCTCATAAACGTTTAAGCTACCCAATCATTAATGAAATCAGATTGTTGCTATTTTGTTCAGTTAAGCAATTATTGAAAAAATAAGTGTTATTGGTTCTGATTTCAAAAAATTAATCGGTGGAAACATAAAAAAACCCGTCGTATAGACGGGTTTTAAACTAAATTCTGTATATCAAACAGTATCGTTATCCCGCCAAGAGCCTGACCAGATACGCCACCAACAAAGCTCAGACATAGAGTCTGCTTTTTTATCGCTAGGCTTTTGGTTAGATTCTTGTAACATGGTCTACAATTCCTGTTTGAAAGTTGTACTAGTAGACTAGTACTAGAGAGTAAAGTCAAGAAATAAATGAAAATTGATCTGCATTGCCATACAACAGCCTCCGACGGCCGCTTAACACCGGTGCAACTAGTCGATCGTGCGATAGAATTTAATATAAGTGTTTTAGCTATTACCGATCACGATACGCTAGATGGCTTAAGGCCTGCATTTGATTATATCGATCAAAATCAACTCAATATCAAGCTTATTCGTGGTATCGAAATTTCGACGGTCTGGCAAAACAAAGACATCCATGTTGTGGGGCTCAATGTAGATGAAGACAGCTCCGAGTTACTCGCATTAATTGCGTCTCAAAAACAGAGAAGGATAGACCGTTCAGAATTAATGGCCCATCGGTTAGCAAAAGTAACCAAAGAGCCAGTAGAGCTGCTATTAGCACAAGTTAAAGATATCGCTTCTGGTGCACCTATTACTCGGTCTCACTTTGCTAAATGGTTAGTAGATAACGGTTACGCGAAAACTATGCAGCAGGTTTTTAAGAAATATTTAACGAGAGATAATCCGGGCTATGTTCCACCAAATTGGTGTTCGATTACGGAAGCTGTTGCTGCTATTCATGCAGCAGGGGGAGAAGCGGTGCTTGCACATCCGGGTCGATATCAACTGACGGCTAAGTGGATTAAACGTCTCCTGTCTGCCTTTGTAGAGGCGAAAGGTAATGGGATAGAAGTAGCATTACCCCAGCAAGGTCAACAAGAAAGGCGAAACTTGGCAGATTATGCTATACAATACAAGCTATTAGCGTCTCAAGGATCCGATTTTCATTATCCATCCCCTTGGACGGAACTAGGACGCAACCTTTGGTTGCCTTCTGGTGTAGAGCCAATATGGAAAGATTGGGGTATAAACCCAGCTTAAGATACCGATGCGTCGGTAGTGAGGAATTATTATGAGTCAATTTTTTTATGTCCACCCAGAAAATCCACAAGCTAGATTAATAAGTCAAGCAGTTGCAATTATTCGAAATGGTGGTGTCGTTGTTTACCCTACTGATTCTGGGTACGCACTCGGGTGCCAGTTAGAAAATAAGCAAGCGTTAGATACAATTTGCCGTATTCGAAAATTGGATGACAAACACAATTTTACTCTACTTTGTAGAGACCTTTCGGAATTGTCATTATATGCTCGTGTAGATAACACGGCTTTCCGTCTACTGAAAAACAATACTCCAGGTGCTTACACGTTTATATTCAAAGGTACCAAAGAGGTGCCGCGTAGGCTGATGAATGCTAAACGTAAAACGATTGGTATCAGGGTACCTGATAATCGTATTGCACTTGATTTATTAGAAGCGCTTGGCGAACCACTCATGTCCACAACACTTATTTTACCGGGTAGTGAAGTGGCTGAATCTGATCCAGAAGAGATTCGAGACAAACTAGAACATACTGTCGATCTAATCATGAATGGTGGTTATCTTGGCGAACAGCCCACAACGGTCATTGATTTTAGCGACGATGAGCCTGTAGTACTTAGGTCAGGTGCAGGAGACCCTTCACCGTTTGAATAGAAGAAGCCTCAGTAGAGGCTTTTTTTTAATCTTTTTCTTTGCTAATCGCAGACAAATACCTATCTAATTCAGACAGAAATCATGTATAATCGTTGCCCGCAATTTTATTGCATTTGTCTCTATCGACTGCCACATAGGCGCGAGACATTTTATTAATTTCTGACGTCTGTGAAGACGACAATAACAGGTATATTGATGAGCGAAAAACTACAGAAGATTTTAGCGAGAGCCGGACACGGCTCAAGACGTGAGCTAGAAACACTAATTAAATCAGGTCGAGTAAGTGTTAACGGTCAAGTGGCCAAACTGGGTGAACGTTTAGAAGACGAAAACGCAGTGATAAGAATGGATGGTCACATTGTATCTATTAAAGATAATGATGAGGCAGTTTGTCGAGTCTTGGCTTACTATAAACCGGAAGGTGAATTGTGTACTCGCCATGATCCTGAAGGGCGTAGAACTGTATTTGATCGCTTACCAAAAATTCGCGGTGCTCGTTGGATCTCTGTTGGACGTTTGGATGCGAATACATCAGGCCTGCTGTTATTTACGACAGACGGTGAATTAGCAAACCGTTTAATGCACCCTAGCCGTCAGGTTGAGCGTGAGTACCTAGTACGCGTATTTGGCGAAATCGACGAAAAGAAAGTTCGCAATGTCGTTAAAGGCGTGAAGCTTGAAGATGGCATGGCACGTTTTGAAGACGTTGTTTACGCTGGTGGTGAAGGTATGAACCACACTTTCTATGTTGTGATCAACGAAGGGCGTAACCGTGAAGTTCGTCGCTTGTGGGAATCTCAGGATACAACGGTAAGTCGTCTTAAGCGTGTACGTTACGGCGATATCTTTCTAGAGAAAACATTGCCACGTGGTGGTTGGATGGAGCTTGAACTTAAAGAAGTAAACTATCTGAGAGAGCTGGTTGAATTGAAACCAGAAAAAAGCACCATGATCGATCAAGATAAAACATCACGTAAGCGAGAGCGTTCACGTCACCAAAAAATTCGTCGTGCAGTGAAGCGTCACGAAGAGAGAGTAAGCGCTCCTAAAGGTCGTGGAAATAGAAATCGTAAGACGAGAAAATAGTCGATAACGATAAATTAACGAATAATAAAAACGGGTTATACAGTGTATAACCCGTTTTTACGTTTAAGTAAGCGAATAAATTTACTTAGTAAACGATTAATCTCTTTTCCAAAAAACATGGCAGAACTTATGTTCAGGTGTACGGCTGACAAGCATTCTAGCAAATACGTCGTCAAGAACATCTGAATCTTCATCAACTAAGCCTATACGCACTTCAGCGTATATGTCTTTGTCTACATCAAAGCCAACTTCTTGAGCCCAGTCACTACCGGTTTCTACTAATTCTGCCGCACCTCTATCTTCGAATTGGGCGGTAAACAAAATAACATCTGCTGGTTCTAGGTTGTCTGGTGCCATTTCTAAAAATATATCGTATGCGGTGTCAATTACATCATCATAAGACATCAATTCATCTTGTTCTTCGTTTAGTGTGCTTTCGCTGTTGTTTTCCATCTTTATTTCCTAGTCAGCTCGGCTCATGTACTTGCTTTCGGTGGTGTTGATTTTCACTTTATCACCGGTAGAAATGTATTCAGGAACCTGAACAGTTAGTCCTGTTGCAAAGCGAGCTGGTTTTGAACGAGCCGATGCGGATGCGCCTTTAATAGAAGGGTCTGTTTCTTCAATTATCATTTCAACTGAGGCTGGTAGTTCAATGCCAGCAGGCTTGTCATTAATTAGGACAACTTGAATTCCAAGAATATCTTCATTGATAAAAAGTAACTCGTCTTTGATATCGTCTCCGTTGAAATTGTATTGACTGTAATCTTCATTATCCATAAAGACGTATTCATCGCCATCAATGTAAGAGAACATAACATTACGTTTAGTCATTTCAACCGTTTCAAGTAATTCATCACTTTTGAATGCTTCTTCTACCTTTCCACCTGTTGCCAAATCTTTAAAACGGAATTTATAGATTTTAGCGCCACCGCGACCACCGGGAGTGGTGATGTCGAAATCTTTAACAAGTAAGATTTTACCGTTTAGGGTTACGGCGAAACCTTTTTTTATATCACTAGCCTTTGGCATTGTTCTGGACCTTTGAATGTATAAGTTGACCAATAAATTGGGGCGCAGAGAATAGAATACAACCTCTGGTTTTAAATCCAATATTAACAAGGCATAATTGAGATTAAAATTAGATTTTGGTTAGGTTTTTCTAACCTTAGGCTTGTTTTTATAGTCAATATCTACATTTTATAATCAATATCTACATATAGAGAGTAACTTAGTGCCATTAGCTGTTATCGATCCTAACGAACCTTTCCAAGATGACTACCGCAGGGTCATCCAAGAGTTAATCCCTGCACTTGAAAGTGGGTTAGGTAATAATCTTCATAGTATCTATCTGTATGGTAGTGTCGCAAGAAAGTGCGCGGTGCCAGGGAAATCCAATTTAGACATAATTATCGTTACGCGCCGCAAGCCGGATGCTAGGTTTCAAACCTTGCTCAGTACAATAAAATGGCGATTTAGAAAAGCGTTCCCATTTATTACTGAACTCTCTTTTCAATTTTCTTTAGTGCAAGAAATTTTGGCAATCGAAAGTGTAATTACCTGGGGGTTCTTGCTTAAACACTGTTGTGTTTGCGTATCTGGAGATGACTTATCTTCTCGTTATGGTGAGTTTGAACCGAGTTGGGAGATCGCAAAATTCTGGAATATGGACGTAGCGCAGTGGTTAAAACGTTACCGAAAGATAATTGCACAGTCGACAAATAGAGAGGAACAGGTTAAACACCAGATAGTGATAGCGAAAAAGCTATTACGATCGAGTTACTCTTTGGTCATGCACAAAGATAAAGGCTGGTACGACGATCCTATTACCTGTGGGCAGCGATTTTTAGATTATTACCCAGACAAAACGGTTGAAATTGAACGGCTTGGGATTCTACTTTCAGGACGATATATTCCAAAACGTTCTGTTATCGGGGTCCTAGATAGCTATGGTAGTTGGCTAGTTAAAGCATATGAAAAAACCGAATTCAGGATAGGTTAAGGGCGGCTTCTGAAGTTACTCTAAGACTTAGTATCAAAATAAACCCAATTGAGGGGCATTGATGCTTTCAAAATCAAGTCCAATAAAGGGCAGAATAGCATCTGCAACGGGCTTTAGTTGCTTATCAATATAGTGCTGATAATCAATCGCACTCTTCCTATATTCTTCTGGCTCTGGACCGTTTAACGTAATGACATATTCAATACGACCACGATTTTGATATTGTTGCGGTCGTCCCATTTTGGCATTAATTTGATCGGCCATGCGGGCAGCTTTAACTTGCGGTGGTATGTTTTTTTGATAATCGCTGAGTTTGCGTCTAAGCCTTTTTTATAGGTTAGCTTATCGTCATAATTCCCATTAAGCGTCGCTTCGACGTATTGGCGGATATAATCACAAGGATCTAAGCCATGAAAAACCATTTCATAAAGTTGTTGTTGGAACTCTTGTGATAAAAGGGTCCAATCTGTACGGGCACTTTCAAGCCCTTTGAAAATAATATTCTCGCTTTCACCTTCTCCTATGAGGCCCGCATAGCGTTTTTTAGATCCGGTTTCAGAACCACGTATTGTTGGCATCAAAAATTTTCTGTAATGGGTTTCATATTCAAGCTCAAGACAAGACTCTAGACCATACTGATTGAGTATGTGATTTGTCCACCAGTCATTAATGTGTCCAACCAGTTCATGGCCAATTTTATCTGCTTCAGATTGAGGCAAAGCTCGTTTCAAAGAAACAAATGTGGAATCAGTATCGCCATAGATAACAAGGTAACCTTGCTCTTCTATCAGTTGTTTCGTTCGTTTCATTATTTCGTGTCCGCGCATCGTGATTGACGAAGCTAGGCGAACATCAAAAAATCGACAACCTGACGATCCAAGAACACCGTAAAAAGAGTTCATTATGATTTTGATTGCTTGAGAAAATGCTTTTTCGTTGTTCTTCTTAGCCACATCTCTCGCGGACCATAAATCTTTAATCATCTTAGGAAGGAAGTGTTTGGTTCTGTGAAACTGTCCTCCCATAAAACCTTCAACCGCTTGGCTTTCTTGGTTTCCAATCGTTAACTTAAGTCCTTCTACTAAACCAAGAGGATCAATCAAAAATGACCGGATAATTGAAGGGTATAAGCTTTTAAAATCCAAAACTAATACAGAGTCGTATAGTCCCGGTAGGGAATCCATAACGTAACCACCAGGACTGGCTTGCCAGTTTTCACTCTGAAGGCTAGGGGCCACGTATCCTGCCCTGTGCAATTGTGGGAGGTATAAATTTGTGAAGGCTGCGACGGAACCGCCCATGCGGTCAAGCTCTATACCAGTCAACCTAGAGCGCTCAATAACAAAATCAATAAGGTGAGTATGTTCAAAGATTCGATTGACCAAAATACAGTCTTGTAAATTGTATTTTGCCAACGCAGGTTTATCACTGCGGAACATGTAATTAATTTCCGCCATTCTGTCATGAACATTATGTATCGCTTTACCTTCGGAAAGTAACTCTTGGGAAACCGATTCCAATGACCAAGAACGGAACGAATAAGTCGCTGTTTTTAAGGTGTCAATACCGTCTAAAACTACTCTGCCTGGTATCGAAATAAAACCTTGTTGGGTTTGATTTGATTGCCTAAAATAGGCGTTCTGACGACCTCTTCCAATCGCTAGTTTCATACCATGCCATTCGGCTCTTTTTATTAACAACCTAAAATCGAAATCAACCACCATCCAACCCAGAATTAGGTCTGGGTCAAACTGTGAAAACCAATCTTCCAGAGCTAGCAAAAGTTGCTTCTCGTTTTCGACCCACTGAATCGGTGTATTACATGGTTCTGGAGACCCTATCATGATCACACGATTATCAAGGGATGAAGCTAGCCCCACAGAGTAAAGAATCCCTTTCTCGGAACATTCAATGTCCAATGAAACATAACTTAGGTTTGGTTGGTAATCCCCTTTACGGCACTTCACTTGCGTTAATTGTGTGTAACCACGCTTTGCGGTTTTATTGCCAGTAAATTCAATACCGCCTTGAATAAAGCGTTCCATTAAATAACGGTCTACTAAGCGAACATCAGATTCTATGGTTTCGATGTCATTGGAGGAGAAAAGCCTAAGAGCTTGAGTGTTGGTGTATTGGGTTGCGCTGTAACATGCGACAACAGGACTCTGTTGAAAGTCTTTCAGTTCTAGAGGTTTAAAATCTATCTGGTAGCCGTGTTCAATGCAAAGAGCTTGTGCTGATTCGACATCTTGTTGCTTAATAAAAAACAGACATTTTTCGGAGTTTATTTTTAATTGTGTGGGGCCTTCATCAGTGTTTAACCAGAGTTCAATCATGGTTGAACCATTGATATCGCGAGCATGACGAGTGAGGATAAACCCTTTTCCTAGATTCAATTTTTAACCTTAGACCTTGAACGTGCTTGGATAGTAGCAATTATTGTTGGCAAATAGCCAGTTGGTAGAGTAGTGTTGTAGCGAATAATAAAACGTATTTATAAAAAATATCGTAAAATTAGTAAGTTGACGAATTTCCCATCTAAGAAATTGTGAAAGTTTGCGCTACGGCTCATATTGTACGTAAGCATTTCTGTTTAAAATAGGTTAAAATCGTTATGGTATTGCGTTCCATTTCTCAAATAGAGATTCGGTTGGCAGAGGTTAGGTGTGTGGAGATACAAGTTTGATAAATGTTTTCCTTGTAGATGATCACGAGCTAGTTCGCACAGGGATAAGACGTATAATTGAAGACGTCCGTGGAATGAACGTAGCAGGGGAAGCTGAAAGCGGTGAAGATTCGGTAAAATGGTGTCGCAGCAATCATGCTGATGTCATACTTATGGACATGAATATGCCCGGTATTGGCGGGTTGGAAGCGACTAAAAAAATATTACGTTTTAATCCAGACGTAAAAATTATCGTGTTAACAGTACATACTGAAAATCCATTCCCAACTAAGGTGATGCAAGCAGGGGCTGCTGGTTATCTTACAAAAGGTGCTGGTCCAGATGAAATGGTTAACGCAATTAGAATGGTCAATAGTGGGCAACGCTATATTTCGCCTGAAATTGCTCAACAAATGGCGTTGAGTCAGTTTTCTTCTGCGTCTGAAAATCCCTTTAAAGATCTTTCAGAGCGTGAATTACAAATCATGCTGATGATCACTAAAGGTCAAAGGGTAACGGACATTTCAGAGCAGTTAAATTTAAGCCCTAAAACAGTCAATAGTTATCGCTATCGACTCTTCAGTAAATTAGATATTAATGGAGATGTGGAATTAACCCATTTAGCCATTCGTCATGGAATGCTAGACACTGAGACATTGTAGTGCCGAGTACCTTTGATTCATTCTCTTTTCTAAGCACAGTAACTAATCAGCCCGGCGTATACAGAATGTATAACGCCGAGTCGGTTATTATTTATGTCGGTAAAGCAAAAGATTTAAAAAAAGGCTGTCTAGCTACTTTCGTAAAAATGTAGACAGTGAAAAGACACGCGCGTTAGTTAGTCATATCGACAAGATCGACGTTACTGTTACTCATACAGAAACCGAAGCATTAATTCTCGAGCACAACTATATCAAGCAGTATTTACCTAAATATAATGTGTTGCTAAGAGATGACAAGTCCTACCCATATATTTTCATTAGTGCTCATAAACACCCTCGTTTGTCTTCACACCGTGGAGCAAAAAGCGAAAAGGTGAATATTATGGACCGTATCCAGATTCTGGTGCGGTGCGGGAAGCACTTCATCTAATACAAAAAATCTTTCCAGTACGTCAGTGTGAAGACACGATTTATGCTAATCGGACAAGACCATGTTTGATGTATCAAATTGGTCGTTGCGCTGCGCCTTGTGTTTCTAGTGTCATCAATGATGAAGAGTACTCTGAGTTAGTCGACATGGTACGACTGTTTTTACAAGGTAAAGATAAACAAGTCATCACTGAACTTATCGAAAAAATGGAAAAAGCGAGTGCGGCACTTCGTTTTGAAGATGCTGCAAAGCTAAGAGATCAAATACAAGCAATAAGAAG is a genomic window of Vibrio algarum containing:
- the rluB gene encoding 23S rRNA pseudouridine(2605) synthase RluB, translated to MSEKLQKILARAGHGSRRELETLIKSGRVSVNGQVAKLGERLEDENAVIRMDGHIVSIKDNDEAVCRVLAYYKPEGELCTRHDPEGRRTVFDRLPKIRGARWISVGRLDANTSGLLLFTTDGELANRLMHPSRQVEREYLVRVFGEIDEKKVRNVVKGVKLEDGMARFEDVVYAGGEGMNHTFYVVINEGRNREVRRLWESQDTTVSRLKRVRYGDIFLEKTLPRGGWMELELKEVNYLRELVELKPEKSTMIDQDKTSRKRERSRHQKIRRAVKRHEERVSAPKGRGNRNRKTRK
- the uvrY gene encoding UvrY/SirA/GacA family response regulator transcription factor, with protein sequence MINVFLVDDHELVRTGIRRIIEDVRGMNVAGEAESGEDSVKWCRSNHADVILMDMNMPGIGGLEATKKILRFNPDVKIIVLTVHTENPFPTKVMQAGAAGYLTKGAGPDEMVNAIRMVNSGQRYISPEIAQQMALSQFSSASENPFKDLSERELQIMLMITKGQRVTDISEQLNLSPKTVNSYRYRLFSKLDINGDVELTHLAIRHGMLDTETL
- the efpL gene encoding elongation factor P-like protein EfpL; this encodes MPKASDIKKGFAVTLNGKILLVKDFDITTPGGRGGAKIYKFRFKDLATGGKVEEAFKSDELLETVEMTKRNVMFSYIDGDEYVFMDNEDYSQYNFNGDDIKDELLFINEDILGIQVVLINDKPAGIELPASVEMIIEETDPSIKGASASARSKPARFATGLTVQVPEYISTGDKVKINTTESKYMSRAD
- a CDS encoding HI1450 family dsDNA-mimic protein — translated: MENNSESTLNEEQDELMSYDDVIDTAYDIFLEMAPDNLEPADVILFTAQFEDRGAAELVETGSDWAQEVGFDVDKDIYAEVRIGLVDEDSDVLDDVFARMLVSRTPEHKFCHVFWKRD
- a CDS encoding nucleotidyltransferase domain-containing protein — translated: MPLAVIDPNEPFQDDYRRVIQELIPALESGLGNNLHSIYLYGSVARKCAVPGKSNLDIIIVTRRKPDARFQTLLSTIKWRFRKAFPFITELSFQFSLVQEILAIESVITWGFLLKHCCVCVSGDDLSSRYGEFEPSWEIAKFWNMDVAQWLKRYRKIIAQSTNREEQVKHQIVIAKKLLRSSYSLVMHKDKGWYDDPITCGQRFLDYYPDKTVEIERLGILLSGRYIPKRSVIGVLDSYGSWLVKAYEKTEFRIG